GACGAGCTAGAACACGGGTGTATCAGAGGCTATCAACCTGATTTGATAACTAGTTGGTACGTTCTAATAATAAAAAGAAGGTTATCTTTCTAATCATATTTTGATTATGTCCGGTGAATACATACAATCAAACAGTTTGATACGACGACAATCATTGGTTCAAATTCAATAGTAGGTGAAATTTGTTAGATATCATTGACTCTGGTATCGAATAAGGTTTATGACCCACCTTTAGtaatattgattttttttaattttgtttttctatttcatttttgaatttgatttttgCATCAAACATGGATTCTATGACCTTCAAAGGGAGTTTATCTTGAAGCAATAATAACGCATTGATCTAGTCGCCACAAATGACTATCTAAATTGTTTCGGTTCTGCCGATGGTGTCATAGAAATTAAAAGCTCTTACATATACTTATAGTGATTACTGTCActtccttttttattttgataGTTTCTACGATTACATGAATTATATCTATTTCGACCTTGGCGCACGTTTAGTAGTATTATATATGATTCGAGCATCCATCCTATTTTAGGACTAGAGTCTAGAGTTGAGCAACGTAATATAATAAGTTTCCAAATAGGGTGAAGTttggagtccggagccaaaatgacttatttttgcagccattagaccaaaatagggtgtcttttttttttttataccataaTGGGCATTTCGTTGATTATTCAACGAAATGCCCAGCATTTACTGCTCATAGccgcaacattttttttttgtttgcagtTCGTGAACTGCTTAACGAaatagcagtttttttttttttttttttttttttttttttttttttttttgcatttcgtgacacaatcaacaaaatagattttttttttttaatttcgtgaataaaaacaaaaactgatttgttttgttttgtttttttcgcatttcgtgacacaatcaacgaaataggtttttttttttttttttttgtatttcgtgaataaaaaaagaaataggaaattataatttttttttggggtggtgaagttatatatatatatatgaatgaaataaaaaaaaaatataatttcctatttatatatgaaatatatatatatatatatatatatatatatatatatatatatgaaatatatatatgaatgaaatatatatgtatgaaatattttcctatttcgttggtatataaacgaaaaaatatatatatatatatatatattcatcttatttcattggcatatgaatgaaataatatatatatatatatatatatatatatatatatttttttttttttttttttaatttcattcatataccaatgaaataagatgaatatatatatatatatatatattgtttttcgtttatataccaatgaaataggaaaatatttcattcatatatatatttcattcatatatatatatattttttttatttcattcatataccaatgaaataagatgaatatatatatatatatatatatatatatatatatatatatatatatatatatatatatatatatatatatttattatttcgttcatatgcgaatgaaataagatgaatatatatatgttttttttcgtttatataccaacgaaataggaaaatatttcatacatatatatttcattcatacatatatatttcattcatatatatatatatatatatttatttcattcatatatatatatatatatatatatatttttttatatatatataaataggaaattatatatatatatatatatattttatttcattcatatatatatataacttcaccaccccaaaaaaaaattataatttcctatttatttttttattcacgaaatacaaaaaaaaaaacacccatttcgttgattgtgtcacgaaatgcgaaaaaaaacaaaacaaaacaaaacaaaacaaatcagttttcgtttttattcacgaaattaaaaaaaaaaaaaaacatctatttcgttgattgtgtcacgaaatgcaaaaaaaaaaaaaaaatcgtttttattcacgaaatacaaaaaaaaaaaaaaaaactgctattTCGTTAAGCAGTTCACGAActgcaaacaaaaaaaataaaataaaaattgttgCGGCTATGAACAGTAAATGCTGGGCATTTCGTTGAATAATCAACGAAATGCCCAttatggtataaaaaaaaaagacaccctattttggtctaatggctacaaaaataagtcattttggctccggactcgtgAAGTTTGTTGAAGGTTTAATGACAAGGGTTTGCTAGCAGCCTAGCACCATGCAATCGACCACTCAAATCACGCATCTACATCTTGGTGAAATGACAAAtatgaaaattttaatattttttgtagtttttatttttgaatttttaaaTATTAGAATATCCAATTTCTTCTGAAAAAGAAGATACTTCTTCTATCTATGTTATATGTTATTGTTATTTTTAGtctggttcaagaaaaaatgacaGGTTTTTATATTTAATTTGAAAGCTCTTTATTAATTTGACATTATCATTTTATCTGAATgacatattttataaaattgacACGACATGTTCAAACTCACATACGCTGTTAATATTTAATTTATGTGTCAAAAAGTTTAGTTCACCTCCAATCAAACAATGTCTTGTAAAATGAATCAGAACGAATAGAAAACAGTACAACAATATATCCAAAAACTATAATATAACGACAACAAATATTAATGACATGTGATGGAGAAAATATTATGCATGCGTGTCTGAATACAAAAAATAATATAAGTAGAGTCCATCGATCCTAAAAATTGGACACCAGTACGTTCATACCACTCGAATGCTAACTACTAATGAGAAACAGAGACTCATTTCTTTACATTTAGAGAATCTTGTGTAACATTCAGAGAGTCTTGTGTAACATTCAGATTAATAATAAGGTTTGatgaattaattaattaatatacaCAGGTGGAAATTCAGAAAGAAAGAGATTCCCGTATCTTTTATTGCACTAAAATAATTAGTATTGATTTCTAAAATAAGAGAACAAGCACTCTATAGTCTATTCTAATCATAAAACGTGGGCGAGCTCGAGTCAATCACCGCGAGATTTTATATGTTACTCGTTTTcgtttgttttaatttttttttacataattacttacatttcattttcatacataaaaataacataacaTAATCACAAGATATTGAAGTTTATCATCTTTTTGATTAAATTAAGCTCCAATCAAATCACTGTCATATGAAATGAATCAAAAAaaggtactccctccgtcccaaaaagattgtcctcttttaacttggcacaaaatttaagaaataaaggaagacttttgaaatgtgtggtccaaaacaagccttagatatttgtatggctgtaaatcatcttataaagttaaattgtttctaaatattgAAAGGAGACAATCTTTTtaggacaaactaaaaaggaaaggaggacaaTTTTTTTTGGAACAGAGAGAGTAATAAAATGATACTTTTAACTCCCACAGCTATAAGAGATCCAACAACATATGACGACAACAAATATAAATGATACGATCAGAGGCGAAGTCAGAATTTAAAGTTTATAAGTTCGGAATTCTAATTATATAAAGTTACTGTGTTCTAAattaatatcttatacatatgtGGCTGGTGGGATTCGCAGGTCTCCACGGCCACAACGTGGAACTTTCACCACTAAACTACAACCACAAAGATAGCTTCCTGAATACGAAGAAGAAAATTGCACGTGACAAATAGTAAGGTCTTTGATTTCCTGAAAGTGGGACACCAACGTTTATCCCACTGGATGCTACGTTCTCTTGCTTTATTTCTACTGTATGTCTAATGGCAAATAGATAGGGACACTTCTTTACTGATGAGAATTAAAGCGATAAACCTCCAAAGAAATTCCCACTTTTATCAAATAACTAGACGGTCTATGCTCCTGCGCACggacccaacactttagattatagttcatctatgtatatgtagttgtgtttggatactgtttttatgcatatatatatatatacacacacatatatatatgtatatactatgttcaaaacacgattaatataacattgtagtttgtgctccgtatctaaaactttagtatattagtgtttgctacgaatacaaaatcggcaaatttattaatattttttaaaagagaagacttgtttaaaagaaaactattttcctctctttgagataaaacaatagcaatatttaagcattagttgatactttcaattttaattcgattaatttaaaggtgtaaaatacttattattttttatcaaattttgatttggataattctaattcaaattattaaattaattttacacgtttaaaacgaaacaaagtagaaattgattttctatttaaacgaagaaatgctattttttaatttttggtaaatattcttggtttagctcattttacttgtcatgttgtcttttgcatgattttttaagaaaacgtcgattagaattataatttgactaatttaccttattcattatttgatctccatttgatatattttttacgacattaatctcttttcacatttattagagtaagaataaaaataaaaaagtaattaaattctatctattttaaaatataaatattttaagtatatttatattagtaTTATTTGAGTATTATTCTACATAAATTATATGTATAATAAAGCTTTTTTCAATAAAAATATATAATCTTATTTGCCAAATATAGTGTATAGGTAAAAGTAAATAAATAATGTATTTTAAGGAGATaagataattatttttatttatatagatgtatcatattttaattttcataataaaataataaaataacaaaGAAAATTAATAAGACATTTTATTAATAGGTGAAAATTATTCATGGAAGAATGGAACAAACAATATATACATTGTTAGTGTAAAGAAGTTTTTCACTATcaaatttcatttatttattgtGCGTAATCTGCCTTATTTTAATATTATAAATCtcattttatattttttgaatGTTGTGGATAGGTGAATACCTTTTAAATATTTATTAGTATCTtgtttattattctattacaatAACTCTTTTGTATGGTAATTACATGTGCAAATAATAGTTAATTTTAACTTTTCTGTGTACATTTCGTTTCAATATGATAAAATTAGAAATATCACCTCATTAAAAAATGAAACAGAAATGAGTATCATCAACAATGATACAAAGCATTTAAGAGGAGCACTTGGGGTAACGTGGGGCCACGTGAGATGTCACATCAATTGAGACACACCTGACATTTAGAAAAAGAGGCTTGGGTTTTTCATCATaagaaatttaattattaacttATATGCCAACTCTTCTTTCTCCTTACTTTGCTATGAAAAAACCTTCGATTCACTTGATATTATAAGGATTTGCTATTGTAATTAAAACTATATGAGAAGATAGAGATGCATCCTGTACGTACACATAGACATACATATGCAACAACGTTGGTTTAAAAGGGGAAAAAAGAAATATGAGAAATACACTTTGTTGTTCCCAGACGGACCAAACCTCTATCACTTAACGGATAATATGAACTCCGTAATTATGAAGGAACATTAAGAATTTATGGAGGCTTTTCCACAGCAACGTGTTAACAGCATGCAACACATATCCAAGTATTGCCACCTAATCAATTTTCAAGAAAAGATATCAAAACCAAATTGGAaaacaaagaaagtaaaataGGCATCCTTCCATTAGTTTACACGTAACTAATTGTACATGTGGGCTTGGCCCGCTTAATTTATCACATTTATATATAGCTAAGTCTATTCACTTAAAAACAAATCACAAAAAGGCTTCGGTTTTTTGTCATATGAAATTTATGTCCAAGCTTTGAGGCTTATAAGCACAAGTGTGCAATGCATGAATTTTTGTAAAATGACTGTGATGCTCCTCAAAATTGCCAAGCAAGCATGTTGACGATCCTGCCAAGTGGTCATAAATTTAAGCTAGTGTTTGGCTATAAATTTTGGATCATATTTGAAAAATATATCTTTAAATATCTGCTTGGTCATAAATTTTGAAAATCTTATCTTCAAAAGAATTTTAAAcacctgtttggccaagcttctaaaaacaggtcattttaaaagtacttttcaaagaagtacttttggctaaaagcagtttgtgtttggccaattaatttaaaaaacacttttgagaagcaattagtgtttgaccaagcttttaaaaagtgtttctatgtgtatttttctcaaaagtgcttttgggcaaaagctatttttttagcttctgaaaaactgcttctactactccccaaaagcacttattttctctcaaaagcttggccaaacacctcacctTTTTTTAagtaagcacttattgaaaaaataagtaattttggggggaaaaataagcttggtcaaacaggctataagtcccAAAAACTGGTCTCCGCTCACAAAACTTCTAAATTTTCCAAGTCAAATGCATGTTTACACAACTTAAAGTTTAAAAAACAcaacttcaaaaactcaaaattttcacttttaaaatttcaaattcaaaatGTATGGCCAAAAGGAAGCCAATTTTTTTAAGCGGAGTTAATTAAATGATTTTAAAATTTATGTTCTAAAATAAGTTATATATTTGTGTGCTATTAAATCATGTCATTAAGAATCAAACAAATATCTGATAAATATTATTAACATTGGTGAAAATATTATCCAGAACAACAACAATTTAATAATCAATACAAATTTATTAACTATTTTTGAATAATGTGTGCTAAAGATTTTTAAAAAATTGGGTTAATCTGATTTTTTTGAATAATTTAATTTGTAATCTATTTCTGAGCTGTCTACCTTAAATGTTGTGGACTCGAGCAAAGCCTAAATGAGTTTGTTTCTTTAATCTATTTTTTTTCATGAGTCTTTATTAATTTTTGGGAATATATAATTAGTACTTTGGTTTGAGAAGTTAAAAAAGAAGAGATATGCATTGTCATTAAGTGACATTAGCAACTTGGGGGAATGAAACGAAAAAGAACAAATTGTGGGTCCACTATGAAATGTAATCAACGTGCTAAATGACACTAAATGACGAAAATGCCCCTCAGACATATAGAAGGACGGACGACGATCACTGACGACAAAAAAAGGCACCAACtagtgcttctatatagtagtaattatgagtttaaattatatatattgtcactgtaataaatatataatatccTTTAGATGATCGTAAACTACTAAGGTGCATGCGAATAAATCATTCACCACGAGAATGACGAGATGCTTGTGAATATTTGCAAATTATAActtgtttggccaaacttctgaGTTTAAAAGGAAAAGGGTCCAAAACCTTAGTGATTTCGAAAATGGTTTAATTGCTATATTGTCCTCTATTTAAAGCTGGATCAATCATATATACCCTCGTCTTACAAAATTGGCATACATTTAACCCAAGGATTTGACAAATGGTTTACTTTTGCCCTTTGTCAATAACGGGGCCATTAAATGGAGAAGGGCCAAAACCACGTCTATACTGCTAGTCTGCTATAAAATTACCCTTCATCCATCTATCAACTCCTAAATACACATACTATTACTTTCTAGCTTTCTTCTACTGCTCTTATACTTCTATTTCATTCATATTTACAAACCTAATAAATCTCTCTTCTTCCTCTCTATTATATTTCTAGACCATGACGTCCACAGATTTTGGTAAAAATCGTGTGCACAAAATAGCAAAAGATGGGATGACGGATTTAATCCGCTCAATTGCTGAAAAGCATCATGAAGCAGGCCAGCCATTTTATGTACTGGATTTGGCCACAATTGAAAAGCTTATGCACAAATGGAACCATTCTTTTCCAAATGTAAAGCCTTTCTATGCTGTCAAGTGCAACAGTGAACCTGCACTTCTTACCAAACTAGCCAACTTGGGTGCTAACTTTGATTGTGCTAGCCTACTCGAGATTGACACTGTCTTAAGTCTCGGAATAAGTCCAAACCAAATCATATTTGCTAACCCGTGCAAGGCTATTTCACACATCAAGCACGCAGCCGCTGTCGGGGTCAATCTCACAACCTTTGATTCCAAGCTCGAAGTTGACAAGATCAAGAAATGGCACCCAAAATGCCATTTGTTGCTCCGAATTAAAGCCCCCAGTGATAGTGGCTCCTTGCGCCCCCTCGGGAAAAAATTCGGTGTGCTGGCGGAAGAAATTGACTCCCTCCTGCATTACGCTTGTAATGTGGCCGTCCTAAAAGTTGTAGGCGTTTCATTTCACGTGGGATCTATTGCACAGGATCCCAGCATTTATTATGAGGCGATCGCTGGTGCCAGGGCCGTGTTTGATGCCGCTGATTATCTTGGAATTCCTAAAATGCAAATTTTAAACATTGGTGGGGGATTTAGATCGACCCCATTGTTCGAGGAAATAGCTAGTGTAGTAAATGAAGCAATCCAAAGTTATTTCCCGGAGCCTAATTTAACAATAATTGCAGAGCCAGGACGATTTTTTCCTGAAACGGCTTTTACGTTAGTCACACATGTGATTGGTAAAAGAGCTAGAGGTGAGAAAATAGAATATTGGATTGATGAAGGTATTTATGGATCATTTAGGCCAACACTTTATAACAGCTGCTTTGTGGATATCAAGCCACTTTCAGTGAAGGGATCAGAAGAATCTAGTCAAAAATGTGAATCGACCATTTATGGACCAAGCTGTGATTCCTTGGATGCAGTGGCCATAGACATAAAATTGCCGGAGCTTCAATTGGATGATTTGATAGTGTTCTATAACATGGGTGCATACTCAAAATGTGCAGGAACCAAGTTCAACGGATTTGATACGTTATCCACACCTACCTATCTCGTTAACACCACTTCTAGCTAAAACTAAATGTCCGAAACATTGAAAAAACTAGAGCTCTCCGcgttattttcttaattttcttCATAAGAGATGTGATCGAATAAAGCATTTGGTTCAATATCTTTGCTATAGGCGTCCCTAGGGCAGCCATTTGTGTTTAATTGTGATCTTTTAGTACATTTTCTATTTGCATTTTTGTGAGACAAGGACAGATCTATTTTATTACTACAGCTTCCAATCGAAATTTTACATTTTAGTCCTTGGATATTCAAGCATTCGTAGCTGTTACTGTACTTCTTCTTTTCCAAAAATTGATCGTCGCACATTCACTTGAAAGTCTAAATTCAACCTCTTTGGAAGGAGCTCCAAAAAGGACTTAACTGGATTTCCTTTAGTCAAATTGAACTTCTTATCCATTTGTTACTAGAGATTTGAAGCCACGCTGACATGCCCTTCTAGTTCTAGTTCACTATTTTTCCAATGTTAACTGAAAGTTGCATAATTTTTTCCTTTGCCGTGCGGTGGCGTGGTCCATGACTAGTAGTTAGGGCTCTCGGATTCGGTAGACGCAGGGAGCATGGGCTCTTCATTGCCTCATATCTACCCAAACGATGCTCCTTGCAAACGATGGTCGTGCTCGCCTTGGACCTGGCCGTTCCCTTCAGGTCCGGTCGGGCTCATGCGACGCCGGCGTCTATGAGGAATGCTACCTAGTTGATCCTGCCAGTATTCATATGCTTGTCTCAAAAATTAAGCCATGCATGTGTAAGTATAAACAAATTCAGACTGTGAAACTGCGAATGACTCAATAAATTAGTTATAGTTTGTTTGATGGTATCTACTACTTGGATAACCGTAGTAATTCTAGAGCTAATACGTGCAACAAACCCCGACTTCTGGAAGGGATGCATTTATTAGATAAAAGGTCGACGTGGGCTCTGCCCGTTGCTGCGATGATTCATGATAACTCGATGGATCACAAGGCCATCTTGCTGGCGACGCGAACGGTCGCTTACTTTAGGGACAActacaaaaacaacaataataattgaATAACAATAATCGCTCAAATTGAAACTATCGTTTACTTTAACAACAACTACAATGACGACATCAACAATAATAACTGAATGAAGGACCTTTTTAACTCATGAGTCGTAGAGTATCGTTGTGGTAACGCTTATTTTATCGATTCAAATCCAATGAGGAGCTTTGTCAAACTCCAACCTATTGATTCGTATTGGAAAGAAGAGTTGTAGTTATTTGTAATTAAAAAAGAGCAAGATTAACTTTAAAGGACGTATAACTCAGGATCCATGTAATTGAGACTTCTAAGCAAAACTGTATTATTCTTCCGCAAGAAAATGA
The nucleotide sequence above comes from Lycium barbarum isolate Lr01 chromosome 3, ASM1917538v2, whole genome shotgun sequence. Encoded proteins:
- the LOC132634143 gene encoding ornithine decarboxylase-like; the protein is MTSTDFGKNRVHKIAKDGMTDLIRSIAEKHHEAGQPFYVLDLATIEKLMHKWNHSFPNVKPFYAVKCNSEPALLTKLANLGANFDCASLLEIDTVLSLGISPNQIIFANPCKAISHIKHAAAVGVNLTTFDSKLEVDKIKKWHPKCHLLLRIKAPSDSGSLRPLGKKFGVLAEEIDSLLHYACNVAVLKVVGVSFHVGSIAQDPSIYYEAIAGARAVFDAADYLGIPKMQILNIGGGFRSTPLFEEIASVVNEAIQSYFPEPNLTIIAEPGRFFPETAFTLVTHVIGKRARGEKIEYWIDEGIYGSFRPTLYNSCFVDIKPLSVKGSEESSQKCESTIYGPSCDSLDAVAIDIKLPELQLDDLIVFYNMGAYSKCAGTKFNGFDTLSTPTYLVNTTSS